A window of Ruminiclostridium herbifermentans genomic DNA:
GGGAGTAAATCTATTCTACAGAAAATCTAGAAGTATACAGCTTACATCAGAGGGTGAATTGCTTTTTAGCTATGCTTCCCAAGCGTTTAACTTCATAAAGGCTGCAGAAAGCAAGCTTCAAGAGATAGAAGGACTTCGTGCCGGAGAAATCAGAATAGGTGTAGGTGATTCCATATGCAAATACTTTATAATGCCATGTATTGAAAAGTTCGGTAAGCTGTATCCAAAGGTTGCTATTAAAGTAATTAACAGAACTACACCTCAACTTTTAGAGGTTTTGAAAAGTGGTCTTATTGACATAGCAATTTCTACTCTTCCAGTAAAAAAAGAAGTATTTGAGTATACTCCTTTTATTAGTGTAAATGATATATTTGTAGCTTCAAATAAGTATGCCCAGCTTCAAAACAGGGAAATAGAATTACAAGAATTAATAAAATACCCTCTTATAATGCTGCAATCAGATAGTTCAACTCGAAAGACTATAGATGCCTTTTTCAAAAATCACGAACTTGTTTGCTCTCCTGAAATAGAACTCGAAAGCCTTGAGTTACTTGTTGAGTTTGCAAAAATAGGCACTGGAATAGCATATGTACTAAAAGAAAGTGCATTAGATTTGATAAATAATGGTGAATTGTTTGAAATAAAGCTCAAAGAATCCCTCCCAACTAGAGAAATTGGGATTGTTAAGATGAAAAATGTTGTTTTATCAAAGGCTGTGAACACTTTCATTAATATACTTCTATCCAATTAATAAATAACAATAAATTTGAAAATTTAGCATTTTGGTCATTAGATAAAATTATAAAAACTCGGCTATTAATGGCTCTCTCTCTTTTGAATAATCATAAAACTTTTCATTTACTTTTATAATTGGCGCATAAGCACACTGATAAGGAACATACACAACCTCTCCAACTTCGCCATTTTGCATTCTGACCTTTGAACCTACATAATAGCTAGGCATATTATTTAGCATAGCCATCATTACTTTAGGATCAACAACCTCATATCCTACTCGTTCAAGTTCCTTAAAAGCTTCAAATGGAGTCTGTCTTTTACTATAAACACGATTAGAAGTTATAGCATCAAATATGTCTGCCACAGTAAGAATTTTTGCATATAAATTTTTCTGATTACCCTTAATTCCAAAAGGATATCCAGTACCATCTTCTTTTTCGTGGTGCATTATTACTGCTCTTTTAACATCCATATTAATTTCTTTATTGTTTTTTATAATTTCAAATCCATAAACAGTATGCTTTTTCATTATTTCATATTCTTCTTCATTCAATGAGCCTTTTTTATTTAAAATGTCTATTGGAATCTGTGATTTCCCAACATCATGAAGAAGTCCTGCCATTACTACATCTTGAACCTGCTCTTTTCTCAATCCCATCCATTTCGCTATTAGCATGCCGTATACAGATACATTTATCATATGCGCATATGTATATTCATCAGCTACTCTAACTGAATTAACGCAATCCATAAGAGTACTGCTATCATTAATCTTGCTATAGATATCTTCTGAAATTTCCTCTGCTACACCAAAATCCAATTTTTTACCAGAAGCTAAATTTTGCAGCAATTCTTTTGCTTTGTTTACATTTTCAATGTATTTTTTCTGCCCATCATTTATATCACTACTATCTAAATACTCATCTCCATGAATGGTGTTAATTGTGTAAGTATATACCTTTTCAATTCCAAAATTTTTTAGTTTCTTTAATATATACTCTGTAATTAATGTATCTTCAGGCACTATCATGTTACCAAAAGTAGAATATACATCATTACCTAAAAAGCTTCCAATAATGTCTTCGGTAACCTTTACATAGTCATATTTCATACTAATAACACCTACTCCTTTATATAAACTCACATCACATCATATAATGTAAATTTATTTTAGAATAATACTACTGTAATCCTAATAACCAGAAATCACCTCATAATAATATTACCTTATTATAAATTCCATATAACAAAAATAATAGAGACTCATTTCCTATGGTTATATTAAACTAGTTCTATATACTTTTTTAATTATAGAGTGAATTTTGAAACCTGATCCTCCAATCTTTTTGATGAAACTAAATTGTTTTGCGTTGAATTCCTAACCTCTGTAACTTTTCCAGCCACTTCAGCTGTTTTAACTGATATTGATGCCACTCCATTTGCACTTTCGTTAACGCTTGATGAAACCTGCTCAAGTGCATTTACGATAATAGAAATTGAGTTATTCATTGCTTTTGATGAGTCATTAAATTCGTTCATCATTGTACTAAACAATGTGGAATCAGTATAATATTGCTCAATAGTCTCTATTAACTTTTGATAATCACTGAGAATTTCCTTGTCCATAAAGTCCAATAAAACTCCCGCACTCTCTGTTAGTGCAGCTACTGACTCATTTACAGTCTGAACCACCTTTTTTATATCTGTTGCAGTCTTTGAAGATTGGTCGGCAAGCTTTCTAATTTCGTCCGCTACAACTGCAAAACCCTTACCAGCTTCTCCTGCTCTTGCCGCCTCAATTGCTGCATTTAAAGACAGCAAATTAGTTTGCTCTGTAATCTGAAGTATGGCTTGAGCAAGCAATTCTATCTGTGAAACCTCTGCGGCTTGTTCCATAGCCGTTTTTAGTTGCTGTTTTACATCAAAATATATATTGTTTGCATTTTGTGCAGATAAAACTGCACTTTCCTTCAATTCACTAGCATGCTCACTTATTGCGCTAGCTTGATTAGCACCCTTTTCAGAGTTTTGTGATATAAGGTTAATATTTTGCATTATCTCTTGTGTACTATTACTTATTTGATAAGTAGTTGTTGCTGATTGTTGCATAGCAGCAGAAATATGCTCTGTTGTCAGCAAAGTATCATCAGTTTGTTCCTTTAAGTGAAGTGTCATATTTTCAACTTCTTGAGTATTATCTGTTAGTTGCTTTGAGGTTTCCTGCATCAATCCCAAAATATCTCTTAATGCAACTCTTGCTAATGACAGATTTTTTGCCAAAAAGCCTATTTCATCTTTTCTTTCTTTAACTTTATTATATGTTTTGTCATGAGACAAATCAAAGTTTGCGGTTCTTTCAACAACCTTTCCAATAACTTTTAAGGGTCTGCTGATTGAAATAGTTAAATATAATCCAATTGAAATAATAAATAGCCAAGAAATAATAGGAAACACAAAAACGGGAAAATTCAAAAACAAATGACCTATTACTCCAAAACCTGTTATCAATATGCCACCTAATACAATAATAAGTATCTTTTTGCTAATAGACATACTTATTTCGCCCCCATCATTCGAGTAAATTTATTCCATATTTTATATATTAACATATCTTATATATAATTTCTATAATATTTTAGGCACATTTGTACTTATGTAATATTATATAAACATTTGTATTTTATTGTAAATTTTTATATAATGTTATAAAGTGAATAGTAAAGTAATTTATATTGTTTTTTGCTTTTTATAATTAAGGTAGTATAAATTAGGTTGAAATCGTTAAAATAATTACTCAAAAAGGTTATTTACAAGCTTTACACCCTCTGTTTTTATATGATATTATATGCTTCGAACATATGTACAGATTTTTATACACAAGGGCAATTAAAGCATAAATTATTATTATAGCAATAATGAGTTTTCAGCGAAAAAAACAAATTAATGTAAATAATTTATAAAATATAGGAAGGTGATATTTACATGTCTGAACAAATAAAGCTAATAGCATCAAGAATTAAAGACTTGAGAGAAATATCCGAAATATCCATTCAGACTCTTGCCAATGAACTTAAAATCCCCGAAGAAACTTATAGAGCATATGAAAGCGGAGATACGGATATACCAGTTAGTTTTCTTTATCAAATAGCTAATAAATTCAAGGTTGAACTTTCAGCAATACTCACTGGTGACGCTCCAAAACTGCACACATATCAAGTAGTAAGAAAAGGAAAAGGTACCAGCGTAGAGAGAAGAGAAGATTATAAATATCATAATCTGGCAAATAATTTTATTGGAA
This region includes:
- a CDS encoding LysR family transcriptional regulator, with protein sequence MDINFELYKIFYYCAQEKSFSNAAQKLFITQSAVSQSIKSLENQLGVNLFYRKSRSIQLTSEGELLFSYASQAFNFIKAAESKLQEIEGLRAGEIRIGVGDSICKYFIMPCIEKFGKLYPKVAIKVINRTTPQLLEVLKSGLIDIAISTLPVKKEVFEYTPFISVNDIFVASNKYAQLQNREIELQELIKYPLIMLQSDSSTRKTIDAFFKNHELVCSPEIELESLELLVEFAKIGTGIAYVLKESALDLINNGELFEIKLKESLPTREIGIVKMKNVVLSKAVNTFINILLSN
- a CDS encoding HD-GYP domain-containing protein, producing the protein MKYDYVKVTEDIIGSFLGNDVYSTFGNMIVPEDTLITEYILKKLKNFGIEKVYTYTINTIHGDEYLDSSDINDGQKKYIENVNKAKELLQNLASGKKLDFGVAEEISEDIYSKINDSSTLMDCVNSVRVADEYTYAHMINVSVYGMLIAKWMGLRKEQVQDVVMAGLLHDVGKSQIPIDILNKKGSLNEEEYEIMKKHTVYGFEIIKNNKEINMDVKRAVIMHHEKEDGTGYPFGIKGNQKNLYAKILTVADIFDAITSNRVYSKRQTPFEAFKELERVGYEVVDPKVMMAMLNNMPSYYVGSKVRMQNGEVGEVVYVPYQCAYAPIIKVNEKFYDYSKEREPLIAEFL
- a CDS encoding methyl-accepting chemotaxis protein, translated to MSISKKILIIVLGGILITGFGVIGHLFLNFPVFVFPIISWLFIISIGLYLTISISRPLKVIGKVVERTANFDLSHDKTYNKVKERKDEIGFLAKNLSLARVALRDILGLMQETSKQLTDNTQEVENMTLHLKEQTDDTLLTTEHISAAMQQSATTTYQISNSTQEIMQNINLISQNSEKGANQASAISEHASELKESAVLSAQNANNIYFDVKQQLKTAMEQAAEVSQIELLAQAILQITEQTNLLSLNAAIEAARAGEAGKGFAVVADEIRKLADQSSKTATDIKKVVQTVNESVAALTESAGVLLDFMDKEILSDYQKLIETIEQYYTDSTLFSTMMNEFNDSSKAMNNSISIIVNALEQVSSSVNESANGVASISVKTAEVAGKVTEVRNSTQNNLVSSKRLEDQVSKFTL
- a CDS encoding helix-turn-helix domain-containing protein, with amino-acid sequence MSEQIKLIASRIKDLREISEISIQTLANELKIPEETYRAYESGDTDIPVSFLYQIANKFKVELSAILTGDAPKLHTYQVVRKGKGTSVERREDYKYHNLANNFIGKKAEPFIVTVPAASDATEVHFNSHQGQEFNYVLEGTVQIIINGHELVLEEGDSVYFDSSASHGMKALNGKQAKFLAIILK